GGAACTCCTGAGAGAGAACGGAAAGCTCCCCCTGAGCGACGCTCCTCTCAAGAATGCCCTCCTTTGGCATGTTGACCTCCATGTCCCAGCCGAGGACGCTCTGAGCGTGCCCAATGGCCCATATCCTGCGGTACTTCTCAAGAATAGCCTTAATTGTCTCGTTCTGGAAAACGGACTCCATGTTAAATCACCGCTACTTTTTGGATTGCCAAACTTTTAATCTTTTCGATGGGCATCTGAACGAGTGAAGGTAAAGGAATTACTATTGGGGCTGTTTCATAAATAGTTAATAGCGTAAAGTTTAAATGTTTTTGAGTCATATTTTGTTTTGGTGGAGGTCACTATGAAGCTTTATCGGACGGGAAAAGCCTCAGAACTCTTGGGAATCAGCAAGCCTACACTTCTCAGAAAAATCAAAACAGGCGAAATAAAAGCCTACAAAATAGGCAAAGAATACCGCATTCCAGAAAGCGAAATAAAGAGACTTCTTGAGGGCAAAGTTCCCGATAAAGTTGTCATTTACGCCAGAGTCTCAAGCAGAGACCAGAAAGAAGACCTTGAACGACAAGTCGAATACCTCAAAAACTACTGCTCCGCAAAAGGATACCAAGTTGCTAGAATCCTCACTGACATTTCATCAGGCCTAAACGAAAACCGGAAGGGTTTAAAACAGCTCTTCAAACTCGTGGAAAGCGGAGAGGTAACCAAAGTCGTGATAACCTACAAGGACAGGCTCACCCGCTTTGGCTTCAAATACCTCGAACAATACTTCAACTCTCACGGTGTCGAGATTGAAGTAATCTTCAATGATGAAGAGAAAACGCCAGAGAAAGAATTAGTTGAAGACTTGTTAGCTATCGTTACCTCTTTCGCTGGAAAGCTTTACGGAGCTCGTTCTCACAAGAAAAAACGCCTCGTCGAGGCGGTAAAGAATGCCCTCAGAGACGATTAAGCTCACGGCAAAATTCAAGCTCAAAAACCCACCAGAGGAGTTAAACGACCTCTTCTCCACTTATCGGGAGATTGTGAACCACCTCATCAGCTATGCTTTCGAGAACAATGTTACGAGCTTTTACAGGCTCAAAAAGGAAACATACAAAAGCCTCCGCAAGGAGTATCCAGAACTACCAAGCCATTACCACTACACAGCAACTCAAATGGCCACAATGATTTACAAGAGTTATCGGAAGCGGAAAAAGAAGGGTAAGGCTAATGGTAGGCCAGTTTTTAAGAAGGATGCCATAATGCTCGACGACCATCTCTTCAAGCTCGACCTTGAGGCTGGAGTGATAAAACTCTCCACTCCGAGCGGGAGGGTTGAGCTGGAGTTTTATCCATCCAAGTATCACGAGAAGTTTAGGGACTGGAAAATCGGCCAAGCGTGGTTGGTGAGGACTCCAAAAGGCGTTTTCATCAACGTGGTCTTTTCCAGAGAGGTTGAAGTGAGAGAACCTGAAGCCTTTGTCGGCGTGGATTTGAACGAGAACAACGTTACGCTCAGCCTTCCAAACGGTGAGTTCGTCCAGATACTCACTCACGAGCGGGAGATAAGGACTGGCTACTTCCTAAAACGGAGGAAGATTCAGAAAAAGCTTAGGACTAGAAAGAAAAGGAAAGAGCTTCTCGAAAAGTATGGGCAAAGGGAGAGGAACAGGCTGGACGACCTTTACCACAAATTAGCCAATAAAATCGTTGAGCTGGCGGAGAGATACAGTGGTATTGCTCTGGAGGATTTGACCGAAATCAGGGATTCGATTAGGTATTCGGCTGAGGTGAACGGTAGGCTTCATCGTTGGAGTTTTAGGAAGCTTCAAAACATAATCGAATACAAGGCCAAGCTGAAGGGGATAAAGGTTGTTTTTGTTAATCCTGCTTACACTTCGTCCCTGTGTCCGGTATGTGGGAGAAAGTTAAGCCCGAATGGGCACAGGGTCTTGAAGTGTCCTAAGTGTGGTTTTGAGGCCGATAGGGACGTTATTGGCTCTTGGAATATCTCCCTTCGTGCCCTGAAGATGTGGGGAGTTTCCGTTCCCCCCGAAAGCCCCACGATGAAGACGGGAGTGGGGAAGGTCGGCCGTAGCGATGTTTACGAACTTTACACAAATTACGGCTGACCAGAACGGAAACGGTATTAAGGAGAACCCCTAAGGGCCTCCGGTGGTATCATGCTGGATCTCGTGGTTATCGGTCACGTTTCGATTGACACTCTTATATTCCCGGATGGAAGGCGTGTGACAATGCCCGGAGGGGCCGCCGCGGGGGTGGCCACTTCGGCGGCGCTCGCCGGGGCAAAAGTCGGACTAGTGACGAAGATAGGGACAGACTTTCCGAAGGAGTGGCTCCAAGCGCTTTCCTCCGTGCTGGACATTAGTGGAGTTCAAATACTGCCTGGAAAGACGATTCACATCCAAATGATTTACCACGAGGACGGAAGCGTGGATGCCCCAGTTGAGATGGGAGTTGCCCAGAAGATGGGCGAAATCCCAATCCCAGAGGAATACCTTGATGCCAAAGTCTTTCACATTTCCCCGATTCC
This sequence is a window from Thermococcus kodakarensis KOD1. Protein-coding genes within it:
- a CDS encoding IS607-like element ISTko2 family transposase; this encodes MKLYRTGKASELLGISKPTLLRKIKTGEIKAYKIGKEYRIPESEIKRLLEGKVPDKVVIYARVSSRDQKEDLERQVEYLKNYCSAKGYQVARILTDISSGLNENRKGLKQLFKLVESGEVTKVVITYKDRLTRFGFKYLEQYFNSHGVEIEVIFNDEEKTPEKELVEDLLAIVTSFAGKLYGARSHKKKRLVEAVKNALRDD
- a CDS encoding RNA-guided endonuclease InsQ/TnpB family protein: MPSETIKLTAKFKLKNPPEELNDLFSTYREIVNHLISYAFENNVTSFYRLKKETYKSLRKEYPELPSHYHYTATQMATMIYKSYRKRKKKGKANGRPVFKKDAIMLDDHLFKLDLEAGVIKLSTPSGRVELEFYPSKYHEKFRDWKIGQAWLVRTPKGVFINVVFSREVEVREPEAFVGVDLNENNVTLSLPNGEFVQILTHEREIRTGYFLKRRKIQKKLRTRKKRKELLEKYGQRERNRLDDLYHKLANKIVELAERYSGIALEDLTEIRDSIRYSAEVNGRLHRWSFRKLQNIIEYKAKLKGIKVVFVNPAYTSSLCPVCGRKLSPNGHRVLKCPKCGFEADRDVIGSWNISLRALKMWGVSVPPESPTMKTGVGKVGRSDVYELYTNYG